The following coding sequences lie in one Gammaproteobacteria bacterium genomic window:
- a CDS encoding phosphoenolpyruvate carboxykinase (ATP): MSLKADLETLFGLTTVHYKDNLSKEELFAEAIANDRGRVRSDGPSDEQKAYATSLGDKGPLVYYTDPDCTGRRTKDTYAVQWPGLADEVWFKPDLNTYDPDKYQGLLKRVVDHVNAKQSTLYVKDVFMGSDPDFAVPYRFVGEYATHAMFAHNMFPKNLDGVKDVEARRWTMLNVPSFFCEPERDGSRSEAAVIIDIKNRICLVAGRADYCGVVKKTIFTVGNFLMPNEGRLSMHCSANVGAKDDAAILFGLSGTGKTTLSADPERRLIGDDETIWSDNGLCNLEDGCYAKLIDLDKEAEPVIAAALSKPGTIIENVPPLPGRTMAECHPDELDLSDSSIAENTRFSYPLEANPNVMPNGQGPHPQTIVLLTADAFGVLPPISILEPKDVMYHFVSGFTSRVAGTEVGVTEPQPTFSACFGGPFMSHKPNVYAKLLAAKMQKHQARCILLNTGWTGGPYGVGKRISIKLTRALLNAALNGQLDAVDCEVHPILNLKMPKTCPDVPSEMLNPRNTWGDRDAYDQAAMKLRDMFRANFEKKGFSEFGIEARI; this comes from the coding sequence ATGAGCTTAAAGGCCGATCTCGAAACGCTGTTCGGGCTGACGACCGTCCACTATAAGGACAATCTGAGCAAGGAAGAACTCTTTGCCGAAGCCATCGCCAACGACCGCGGTCGCGTGCGCTCCGATGGCCCTTCCGATGAGCAGAAGGCCTATGCCACAAGCCTTGGCGACAAAGGCCCGCTGGTCTACTACACCGACCCGGACTGCACCGGCCGCCGCACCAAGGACACCTACGCCGTGCAATGGCCCGGCCTCGCCGACGAGGTCTGGTTCAAACCCGACCTCAACACCTACGATCCGGACAAGTACCAAGGCCTGTTGAAGCGCGTCGTCGATCACGTCAACGCCAAACAGTCCACGCTGTATGTCAAAGACGTGTTCATGGGCTCCGATCCGGACTTCGCCGTGCCGTACCGCTTCGTCGGCGAGTACGCCACCCATGCGATGTTCGCGCACAACATGTTCCCGAAGAACCTCGACGGCGTGAAGGACGTCGAGGCGCGGCGCTGGACCATGCTCAACGTACCGAGTTTCTTCTGCGAGCCGGAACGCGACGGTAGCCGTTCCGAAGCCGCCGTGATCATCGACATCAAGAACCGCATCTGTCTGGTCGCCGGGCGCGCCGATTACTGCGGCGTGGTCAAGAAGACCATTTTCACGGTCGGCAATTTCCTGATGCCGAACGAAGGCCGTCTGTCGATGCACTGCTCCGCCAACGTCGGCGCCAAGGACGATGCAGCGATTCTGTTCGGCCTGTCCGGCACCGGCAAGACCACGCTGTCGGCCGATCCCGAACGTCGTCTGATCGGCGACGATGAAACGATCTGGTCCGACAACGGCCTGTGCAACCTCGAAGACGGCTGCTATGCCAAGCTGATCGACCTCGACAAGGAAGCCGAACCCGTCATCGCGGCGGCGTTGTCCAAGCCCGGCACCATCATTGAAAACGTGCCGCCGCTGCCCGGCAGGACGATGGCCGAATGCCATCCCGACGAGCTGGACCTCAGCGACAGCTCGATCGCCGAAAACACGCGCTTCTCGTACCCGCTGGAGGCCAATCCGAATGTGATGCCGAACGGCCAGGGACCGCATCCGCAGACCATCGTGCTGCTGACGGCGGATGCCTTCGGCGTGCTGCCGCCGATCTCGATCCTGGAGCCCAAGGACGTGATGTACCACTTCGTCTCGGGTTTCACCTCACGCGTGGCCGGCACCGAAGTCGGCGTCACCGAACCGCAGCCAACGTTCTCGGCCTGCTTCGGCGGCCCGTTCATGTCGCACAAGCCGAATGTGTACGCCAAGCTGCTGGCCGCCAAAATGCAGAAGCATCAGGCGCGCTGCATTCTGCTCAACACCGGCTGGACCGGCGGCCCCTACGGTGTCGGCAAGCGCATTTCGATCAAGCTGACGCGCGCGCTGCTCAATGCCGCGCTGAACGGTCAGCTCGACGCGGTGGACTGCGAAGTACATCCGATCCTCAACCTGAAGATGCCCAAGACCTGCCCGGACGTACCGAGCGAGATGCTCAATCCGCGCAATACCTGGGGCGACCGCGATGCCTATGATCAGGCGGCGATGAAATTGCGCGACATGTTCCGCGCCAACTTCGAGAAGAAGGGCTTCTCCGAGTTCGGCATCGAAGCGCGCATCTGA